Proteins encoded by one window of SAR202 cluster bacterium:
- a CDS encoding NUDIX domain-containing protein has translation MDSARPAADFEKVYVYGDDGQVWITSWHPGSLPPPDGRRHGSAGICIDPAGQVIVISMNGTRWELPGGRPEGNEDWRETLVREMLEEGCATVNDATLLGYSRGECIEGHEKGLILIRSLWRAEVTAHPWDPKYEVLHRLLLPPDQAMAKLTLAKGRRPIVVRWFQEALAVQK, from the coding sequence ATGGACTCAGCTCGACCTGCCGCCGACTTCGAAAAAGTATACGTCTATGGCGACGACGGCCAGGTCTGGATCACCTCGTGGCATCCCGGCAGTCTTCCGCCGCCGGACGGCCGCCGCCACGGCTCCGCCGGCATCTGCATAGACCCGGCGGGCCAGGTGATCGTAATCAGCATGAACGGCACCCGCTGGGAGCTCCCCGGCGGCAGGCCCGAAGGCAACGAGGACTGGCGCGAGACGCTCGTCCGGGAGATGCTCGAAGAAGGGTGCGCCACCGTCAACGACGCCACCCTCCTCGGATACAGCAGAGGTGAGTGCATTGAGGGACACGAAAAGGGACTCATCCTGATCCGCTCCCTCTGGCGCGCCGAGGTAACCGCGCACCCCTGGGATCCAAAATACGAAGTGCTACACCGCCTGCTCCTCCCGCCGGACCAGGCCATGGCAAAGCTAACCCTCGCCAAAGGCCGGCGCCCAATAGTCGTCAGGTGGTTCCAGGAAGCGCTAGCGGTACAAAAGTAA